A window of the Acidimicrobiales bacterium genome harbors these coding sequences:
- a CDS encoding DUF58 domain-containing protein, translating into MSWPIPTRRAAIVAVLAGASALVLPVAFSSDSWAGYLVLINLVLAVVLVIDVLLAASPKRFEVERVHPNAVTIGSQGSIGWDVSQRGGRRTAVWVADEFAPSLGAETRRARIDVPSNGVGSARIWFVPARRGRFEPSRVVVRTTGPLGLMVRQRNVDVPTTLRVLPLYRSAKQAELATKQARLQQIGLRSARIRGGGTEFDHLREMTADDETRRIDWAATARSMRPVVRSYRAEQNQSVLCLLDSGRVMAGRINAIPRFEYGMDAAMLLADLTTGLGDRMGLIAFDRTVHTTIEPSNRRAQRALVAERLFDIEPALAESDYRSMVTHVAARYRRRHMLVLLTELSEEVVESFVLPALPILTRTHLVAVASVQDPDVIAWAHSGRADTEGAFLRASAIEAIAARQRVAAQLRAKGALVVDEGPDRFSAALGELYLEAKAIGRL; encoded by the coding sequence ATGAGCTGGCCCATCCCGACTCGCCGCGCTGCGATCGTTGCCGTGCTGGCCGGCGCCTCGGCGCTGGTCCTGCCCGTGGCGTTCTCGAGCGACTCGTGGGCCGGGTACCTGGTGCTCATCAACCTCGTGCTGGCGGTCGTGCTCGTGATCGACGTGCTCCTGGCCGCCTCGCCCAAGCGGTTCGAGGTCGAGCGTGTGCACCCCAATGCCGTGACGATCGGATCGCAAGGTTCGATCGGTTGGGACGTGTCGCAACGCGGTGGTCGTCGCACTGCCGTGTGGGTGGCCGACGAGTTCGCTCCGTCGCTTGGCGCCGAGACGCGCCGGGCCCGGATCGACGTGCCCAGCAACGGTGTGGGCTCGGCACGGATCTGGTTCGTTCCGGCGCGACGAGGGCGCTTCGAGCCGTCCCGAGTGGTGGTGCGAACCACCGGCCCCCTGGGATTGATGGTCCGGCAACGCAACGTCGACGTGCCCACCACCTTGCGAGTCCTGCCGCTCTACCGGTCGGCGAAGCAGGCGGAACTCGCGACCAAGCAGGCCCGGCTGCAACAGATCGGGCTGCGTTCCGCCCGCATCCGAGGTGGTGGCACCGAATTCGATCACCTTCGAGAGATGACCGCCGACGACGAGACCCGTCGGATCGACTGGGCGGCCACCGCTCGGTCGATGCGGCCGGTGGTGCGGAGCTACCGGGCGGAGCAGAACCAGAGCGTGTTGTGTCTACTCGACTCGGGACGAGTCATGGCTGGGCGGATCAATGCCATCCCCCGATTCGAGTACGGCATGGACGCCGCCATGTTGTTGGCCGACCTCACGACCGGCCTCGGCGATCGGATGGGTCTCATCGCGTTCGATCGAACCGTTCACACCACGATCGAGCCGTCGAACCGTCGTGCTCAGCGGGCGCTCGTTGCCGAACGGCTCTTCGACATCGAGCCGGCCCTGGCCGAGAGCGACTATCGGTCGATGGTCACCCACGTCGCTGCTCGCTATCGCCGGCGCCACATGCTGGTGCTGCTGACCGAGCTGAGTGAGGAAGTCGTCGAGTCGTTCGTGTTGCCTGCGCTCCCGATCCTCACCCGCACGCACCTCGTTGCGGTCGCCTCGGTGCAGGACCCCGATGTGATCGCGTGGGCGCACTCAGGGCGAGCCGACACCGAAGGGGCGTTTCTGCGAGCCTCGGCGATCGAGGCCATCGCCGCCCGCCAGCGTGTGGCGGCACAACTCAGGGCGAAGGGAGCGCTGGTGGTCGACGAAGGACCCGACCGATTCAGCGCAGCCCTCGGCGAGCTCTACCTCGAGGCCAAAGCGATCGGTCGCCTCTGA
- a CDS encoding cupin domain-containing protein: protein MIENERTGEQIEFVIETPELLQMIVSWTRPGHRAMRHAHPGMEETWEVLEGTAAFEVDGVTVTAVAGSVVTAPAGRPHLAWNPTDGPVRLRIEMRPALRWAEFTRRFFAGDYPIALLGEYRDEIVLAPLES from the coding sequence ATGATCGAGAACGAGCGAACCGGCGAGCAGATCGAGTTCGTCATCGAGACTCCCGAACTGCTCCAGATGATCGTCTCGTGGACCCGGCCCGGACATCGAGCCATGCGCCACGCACACCCGGGCATGGAGGAGACGTGGGAGGTGCTCGAGGGCACCGCAGCGTTCGAGGTCGACGGGGTCACGGTCACGGCTGTTGCCGGTTCCGTTGTGACCGCGCCGGCCGGCCGCCCACACCTCGCGTGGAATCCCACCGACGGGCCGGTGAGGTTGCGGATCGAGATGCGCCCGGCCCTGCGGTGGGCCGAGTTCACCCGGCGGTTCTTCGCCGGCGACTACCCGATCGCGCTGCTCGGCGAGTACCGAGACGAGATCGTGTTGGCGCCACTCGAGTCCTGA
- a CDS encoding N-acetyltransferase produces MTEPTDALTIRCETDADHDQIARIVAAAFGSSVEAELVDRIRASPEYEPSMALVAELEGEIVGHVMISGARLHHSEGDRSIALLSPLAVAPDRHKSGIGAALVEAVVAVADQRGVPMVVLEGDPGYYGRMGFEPSAGYGITMPLPDWAPKEAAQIRRLTAYASDDPTLRGEVSYPAAFDGVD; encoded by the coding sequence ATGACCGAGCCAACTGACGCCCTCACGATCCGCTGCGAGACCGATGCTGATCACGACCAGATCGCACGAATCGTGGCCGCCGCGTTCGGGTCATCGGTCGAGGCTGAACTCGTCGATCGCATTCGTGCATCACCCGAGTACGAGCCGTCGATGGCGCTGGTCGCCGAGCTCGAGGGCGAGATCGTCGGCCACGTGATGATCAGCGGTGCCCGACTCCACCACAGCGAGGGTGATCGTTCGATCGCTTTGCTGTCGCCACTCGCCGTCGCTCCCGACAGGCACAAGTCGGGGATCGGGGCGGCACTCGTCGAGGCCGTGGTGGCGGTCGCGGACCAACGCGGTGTGCCGATGGTCGTCCTCGAAGGCGATCCCGGGTACTACGGGCGCATGGGCTTCGAACCTTCGGCCGGCTACGGCATCACCATGCCGCTGCCGGACTGGGCGCCAAAGGAGGCAGCCCAGATACGGCGCCTGACGGCGTATGCGTCCGACGATCCCACGCTCCGGGGCGAGGTGAGCTACCCCGCCGCCTTCGACGGGGTCGATTGA
- a CDS encoding stage II sporulation protein M, whose protein sequence is MDIDRYLVTNRPGWGRLSQLTSQASSKPRTLSSDEVREFLTLYQRASSQLSFARGHYDNPELTAELTTLVANANAVLYRRTSSPTSAFRRFFTVFFPAAIWHLRRFVAVAAVVTFLPAAALGLWLGGDDASLDALAPEATRAAYVDEDFEDYYSSAPAAEFASAVLLNNIRVSFIAFAAGILFGVGTIYVLASNGANLGVAWAVFIAAGQQSKFFGLIIPHGLLELSAIVLAGAAGMSIGFAILAPGDRHRSAALAEEARRAIIVIIGLILVFTVAGLIEGFITPGLPAVPRLMIGVVVETVFVAYLVAFGRRAAALGFTGLASEALEGDRAQQALSV, encoded by the coding sequence ATGGACATCGACCGGTATCTCGTGACCAACCGACCCGGCTGGGGGCGACTGAGCCAGCTCACGAGCCAAGCGTCCAGCAAGCCGAGAACGCTGTCGAGCGACGAGGTACGCGAGTTCCTCACCCTCTATCAGCGGGCTTCCAGCCAGTTGTCATTCGCTCGCGGTCACTACGACAACCCCGAGCTGACCGCGGAACTCACCACGCTCGTCGCCAACGCCAACGCCGTGCTCTACCGTCGCACCTCCAGCCCCACGAGCGCGTTCCGCCGGTTCTTCACGGTCTTCTTCCCCGCTGCCATCTGGCACCTCCGTCGCTTCGTCGCCGTCGCCGCCGTGGTGACGTTCCTGCCCGCGGCGGCCCTCGGGCTGTGGCTCGGTGGTGACGACGCCTCGCTCGACGCGCTCGCTCCTGAAGCGACCCGGGCGGCCTACGTCGATGAGGACTTCGAGGACTACTACAGCTCGGCACCGGCGGCCGAGTTCGCGAGCGCCGTCCTGCTCAACAACATCCGGGTCTCGTTCATTGCCTTCGCCGCCGGCATCTTGTTCGGCGTCGGCACGATCTACGTGCTCGCCTCCAACGGGGCCAACCTCGGGGTGGCGTGGGCCGTGTTCATCGCCGCCGGCCAACAATCGAAGTTCTTCGGCTTGATCATCCCGCACGGTCTGCTCGAGCTCAGCGCCATCGTGCTAGCCGGGGCCGCCGGAATGAGCATCGGCTTCGCGATCCTCGCGCCTGGCGACCGCCACCGGTCGGCCGCCCTGGCCGAGGAGGCTCGGCGGGCGATCATCGTGATCATTGGTCTGATCCTCGTGTTCACGGTCGCCGGTCTCATCGAGGGCTTCATCACCCCCGGGCTTCCCGCCGTCCCTCGACTCATGATCGGTGTGGTGGTCGAGACGGTCTTCGTCGCCTACCTCGTCGCGTTCGGCCGTCGGGCGGCGGCGCTCGGCTTCACCGGGCTGGCTTCCGAAGCCCTCGAGGGCGACCGGGCACAACAGGCGCTGTCGGTCTGA
- a CDS encoding RDD family protein, which produces MPGAALHHSTTRGPTVGDARPARALHHSSVVTPEAVLLEFRAAGLGSRILAKAIDAFLQLMLFTFVLAPVGAFASGAPVVATVLTGVLGFLFIFGYPVTEAFMSGQTLGKKIMGIRVVTTEGGPVQFRHAAVRSLIALIEFVLPPGGAMAMIAALTSRRSQRIGDMAAGTIVVRLERSMPQPVFFPVVRGHEHFCEQFDAGGMTKDQFAVLRDYMLRYRHLSADAARHLAQVMADGLQRSGATPRPQHMAFEHYLMAAVFAYQRRFSFADGSTQAPVLPAFTSAYGVGFTTAAPPPPIYGPFANVPMVGSYQRPPAAPPPAPPSGPPMSMPPPVPPASSMPPPPPRS; this is translated from the coding sequence GTGCCCGGCGCCGCGTTGCATCACTCCACCACCCGAGGGCCGACCGTCGGCGACGCCCGACCGGCACGCGCGCTGCACCACTCGTCGGTCGTCACTCCCGAGGCGGTGCTGCTCGAATTCCGCGCCGCCGGCCTTGGTTCGCGCATCCTGGCCAAGGCCATCGACGCCTTTCTCCAACTGATGCTGTTCACCTTCGTCCTTGCACCCGTCGGCGCGTTTGCGTCTGGTGCTCCGGTCGTGGCGACCGTCCTGACGGGCGTCCTCGGCTTCCTCTTCATCTTCGGCTACCCGGTCACCGAAGCGTTCATGTCGGGCCAGACGCTGGGCAAGAAGATCATGGGCATCCGGGTGGTCACCACCGAAGGCGGGCCGGTGCAGTTCCGTCATGCGGCCGTCCGCTCGCTCATCGCCCTGATCGAGTTCGTTCTCCCTCCCGGCGGGGCGATGGCGATGATCGCAGCACTCACCTCGCGACGCAGCCAGCGGATCGGCGACATGGCTGCCGGCACCATCGTGGTACGGCTCGAACGATCGATGCCCCAGCCCGTCTTCTTCCCGGTGGTACGGGGGCACGAGCACTTCTGCGAGCAGTTCGATGCCGGCGGCATGACCAAGGACCAGTTCGCTGTGCTGCGTGACTACATGCTGCGCTACCGGCATTTGTCGGCCGACGCTGCCCGCCACCTGGCCCAGGTGATGGCCGACGGCCTGCAGCGCAGCGGGGCCACGCCTCGACCCCAACACATGGCCTTCGAGCATTACCTGATGGCGGCGGTGTTCGCCTACCAGCGGCGGTTCAGCTTCGCCGACGGTTCCACTCAGGCCCCCGTGCTGCCAGCCTTCACGAGCGCGTACGGCGTCGGATTCACGACGGCTGCGCCACCCCCGCCGATCTACGGGCCGTTCGCCAACGTACCGATGGTCGGCAGCTACCAACGCCCGCCCGCCGCCCCGCCGCCGGCGCCCCCATCGGGCCCGCCCATGTCGATGCCACCCCCGGTACCACCAGCGTCCTCGATGCCGCCCCCGCCACCCAGGTCCTGA
- a CDS encoding cysteine desulfurase family protein, giving the protein MAHYLDHSATTPPRPVAIGVMTRLLTGQPGNPSGAHRFARDANRVLDDARETMAEFLACDAGEIVFTAGGTEADNLAVLGVLDAQGGRALCSAIEHHAVLEPVEHRKGLVCPVRADGRIDLVVLQELLATAASAAADDDSLAISLVSVMTVNNETGIVQPMAEVARIVRELAPDAVLHTDAVQAFSWIDLRTVAPHVDLLSLAAHKFGGPQGVGVLMVRRGTPLAARTIGGGQERERRSGTQNVAGIAAMVAAAAEADTTRTEMVARTRAMRDRLVSALVADVPGTHVSGVVDGVEPERVAGIAHLCFDDIESEALLFLLEKHDIFASAASSCASGAMEPSHVLAAMGLGRDLAFGSLRLSLGYTTNDDDINAAIAAIGPAVARLRERS; this is encoded by the coding sequence ATGGCGCACTACCTCGATCATTCGGCGACCACGCCGCCGCGCCCAGTCGCGATCGGTGTCATGACGCGCCTGCTCACCGGTCAGCCGGGGAACCCGTCGGGCGCCCACCGCTTCGCTCGCGATGCCAATCGGGTGCTCGACGACGCTCGTGAGACCATGGCCGAGTTCCTCGCGTGCGATGCCGGCGAGATCGTCTTCACCGCCGGCGGCACCGAGGCCGACAATCTCGCCGTGCTGGGTGTGCTCGACGCACAGGGCGGGCGTGCGCTCTGCTCGGCCATCGAGCACCATGCGGTTCTCGAACCGGTCGAGCACCGCAAGGGACTCGTGTGCCCGGTCCGTGCTGACGGTCGCATCGATCTGGTGGTGCTGCAGGAGTTGCTAGCGACAGCTGCGAGCGCAGCCGCCGATGACGACTCGCTGGCGATCAGCCTCGTGTCGGTCATGACGGTGAACAACGAGACGGGCATCGTGCAACCGATGGCCGAGGTGGCTCGCATCGTTCGCGAACTCGCGCCCGATGCCGTGCTTCATACCGACGCCGTCCAGGCCTTCTCGTGGATCGACCTGCGCACCGTCGCACCACACGTCGATCTGCTCTCGCTCGCTGCCCACAAGTTCGGTGGTCCCCAGGGCGTGGGCGTCTTGATGGTTCGGCGCGGCACACCGCTGGCGGCTCGCACCATCGGCGGCGGTCAGGAACGTGAGCGACGCAGCGGCACCCAGAACGTTGCCGGCATTGCCGCCATGGTCGCGGCCGCTGCCGAGGCCGACACGACCCGCACCGAGATGGTCGCTCGTACCCGAGCCATGCGCGACCGCTTGGTGTCGGCCCTCGTGGCCGACGTCCCGGGTACGCACGTGTCCGGCGTCGTCGACGGAGTCGAGCCCGAGCGGGTGGCCGGCATCGCGCACCTCTGCTTCGACGACATCGAGAGCGAGGCGTTGCTCTTCCTACTGGAGAAGCACGACATCTTCGCCTCCGCTGCGTCGTCGTGCGCCAGCGGCGCCATGGAGCCATCGCACGTGCTGGCCGCCATGGGCCTCGGTCGCGACCTGGCGTTCGGCTCGCTGCGGCTCTCGCTCGGCTACACCACGAACGACGACGACATCAACGCGGCCATCGCTGCTATCGGTCCTGCCGTCGCCCGGCTGCGGGAGCGGAGCTGA
- the mnmA gene encoding tRNA 2-thiouridine(34) synthase MnmA has product MAEILVAMSGGVDSSVAAALLVEQGHQVTGVTLKLWGGESDSGCCSVSDVDDARRVAQQLGIDHHVFNFGDEFVEFVIDPYVADYQAGRTPNPCVECNRHIKFDKLLRRADALGFDLVATGHHARIVEDDAGVRHLARGADEAKDQSYVLHMLDQQQLARLVLPVGDITKERVRELATELGLRTATKPDSQDVCFIHSDGGREKFLGDRIPLTPANIVDTDGTVVGHTTSVQLVTIGQRKGLRLAGNAERNYVIDIDPATPQVTVGPRELTRTDHTPLSQLAWTAGPVEAEVMIQAAAHGRREPGRVDIASDGSATVRWNAPHTRIAAGQSVVFYVGDQVVGGATAE; this is encoded by the coding sequence ATGGCCGAGATCCTCGTCGCGATGTCGGGAGGTGTCGACTCGTCGGTCGCGGCCGCACTCCTGGTCGAGCAGGGCCATCAGGTCACCGGCGTGACCCTGAAGCTGTGGGGTGGCGAGAGCGATTCGGGCTGCTGCTCGGTGTCCGACGTCGACGATGCACGCCGTGTCGCCCAACAGCTCGGCATCGACCACCACGTGTTCAACTTCGGCGACGAGTTCGTCGAATTCGTGATCGATCCCTACGTCGCCGACTACCAAGCCGGTCGCACCCCGAACCCGTGTGTCGAGTGCAATCGTCACATCAAGTTCGACAAGCTGCTGCGGCGAGCCGACGCCCTCGGTTTCGATCTGGTGGCCACCGGGCATCACGCCCGCATTGTCGAAGACGACGCCGGTGTCCGACATCTGGCCCGTGGTGCCGACGAAGCGAAGGACCAGTCCTACGTGCTGCACATGCTCGATCAGCAGCAGCTGGCTCGGCTCGTGCTCCCCGTCGGTGACATCACGAAGGAGCGGGTCCGTGAACTGGCGACCGAGCTCGGATTGCGGACGGCAACCAAGCCCGACAGTCAGGATGTCTGCTTCATCCACTCCGACGGCGGCCGCGAGAAGTTCCTCGGCGACCGCATCCCGCTCACACCCGCCAACATCGTCGATACGGACGGCACCGTGGTCGGCCACACCACCTCGGTCCAGCTGGTCACCATCGGGCAGCGCAAGGGGCTGCGGCTCGCTGGCAACGCCGAGCGCAACTACGTGATCGACATCGATCCGGCGACACCACAGGTCACCGTGGGCCCACGCGAGCTGACCAGGACCGATCACACCCCGCTGTCGCAACTCGCCTGGACCGCCGGTCCGGTCGAAGCCGAGGTGATGATCCAGGCTGCGGCCCACGGACGACGCGAGCCGGGCCGGGTCGACATCGCCAGCGACGGCAGCGCGACCGTGCGATGGAATGCGCCGCACACTCGAATCGCTGCGGGCCAGTCGGTGGTCTTCTACGTGGGTGATCAGGTCGTCGGCGGCGCCACCGCCGAGTGA
- a CDS encoding L-threonylcarbamoyladenylate synthase gives MTSQPTATDADIDAAVATLRAGGLIGLPTETVYGLGADATNEAAVQRIFATKGRPAGHPLIVHVASAQQVDEWSTGSDARAAALAEAFWPGPLTIIVESSGLAAPSVTGGRTTVGLRVPDHPVALEVLRRFGGGVAAPSANRFGHVSPTTADHVRADLGDAVDVILDGGPSKVGVESTIIELVGGAPVLLRPGGVSVEAIEAVLGESVVDGRTGESRAAGMMASHYAPDAPVVVVESIDGPLDDRVAVIAPLGEPVLDPERSKVQWLPADAAGFAEGLYAALRRADSADTTQIMVVAPHEAGDLLPAVMDRLAKASAPR, from the coding sequence ATGACCTCCCAGCCCACGGCGACCGACGCCGACATCGATGCCGCCGTCGCCACGCTGCGGGCTGGCGGACTCATCGGGCTGCCCACCGAAACGGTGTACGGCCTCGGCGCCGATGCCACCAACGAGGCGGCCGTCCAGCGGATCTTCGCCACGAAGGGCCGACCGGCCGGGCATCCGCTCATCGTGCACGTGGCATCGGCCCAGCAGGTCGACGAGTGGTCGACGGGCTCCGATGCGCGGGCCGCGGCACTCGCTGAGGCGTTCTGGCCCGGGCCGCTCACGATCATCGTCGAGTCATCGGGCCTTGCAGCGCCATCGGTCACCGGTGGTCGGACGACGGTCGGGCTGCGGGTTCCGGATCACCCGGTGGCGCTCGAAGTCCTGCGTCGCTTCGGTGGCGGCGTCGCCGCGCCGTCCGCCAACCGCTTCGGTCATGTCAGCCCGACGACGGCCGACCACGTTCGAGCCGACCTCGGCGATGCGGTCGACGTCATCCTCGACGGCGGTCCGTCCAAGGTCGGGGTCGAGTCCACCATCATCGAACTGGTCGGCGGAGCGCCGGTGTTGCTGCGGCCGGGTGGGGTGTCGGTCGAGGCGATCGAAGCGGTGCTCGGCGAATCGGTGGTCGATGGTCGCACGGGTGAATCTCGGGCGGCCGGGATGATGGCGTCGCACTATGCACCCGACGCGCCCGTGGTCGTGGTCGAATCGATCGACGGCCCGCTCGACGATCGGGTGGCAGTCATCGCGCCGCTCGGTGAACCGGTACTCGACCCCGAGCGTTCGAAGGTCCAGTGGCTGCCTGCCGACGCTGCAGGGTTTGCCGAGGGTCTGTACGCGGCGCTGCGTCGTGCCGACAGTGCCGACACGACGCAGATCATGGTGGTCGCCCCGCACGAGGCAGGCGACCTGCTGCCTGCGGTCATGGACCGACTCGCCAAGGCCAGCGCCCCCCGCTGA
- a CDS encoding RNA polymerase sigma factor codes for MATIRTERFRAIYDGLFDDLTSYCRRRVPPDDVADLVAETMMIIWQRLDDVPTGAAARPWAYAVTRNLMRNHWRKGQRSDALRTVLIGELHQAQERNAKCGTGPALEPDQIEALVDALHGLKPKEQELIRLATWEELSHADIAVVLDCSTNAVAIRLLRARGHLADRLGRDPRWGNDTSRNGATVKTPKAIGPSRHVGGDGRTATENDTTTSDVTRPGGCK; via the coding sequence GTGGCGACCATTCGAACCGAACGATTCCGTGCGATCTATGACGGCCTCTTCGATGACCTGACCAGCTATTGCCGGCGCCGGGTCCCGCCCGACGACGTGGCCGATCTCGTTGCCGAGACCATGATGATCATCTGGCAGCGCCTCGACGACGTGCCCACCGGTGCCGCCGCTCGACCCTGGGCCTATGCGGTCACCAGGAACCTCATGCGGAACCACTGGCGCAAGGGACAGCGGAGCGACGCACTGCGCACCGTGCTGATCGGCGAACTCCACCAGGCCCAGGAGCGCAACGCCAAATGCGGTACCGGCCCGGCACTCGAACCCGACCAGATCGAAGCGCTCGTCGACGCCCTGCACGGCCTCAAGCCGAAGGAGCAGGAACTGATCCGCTTGGCGACGTGGGAGGAACTCTCACACGCCGACATCGCCGTGGTCTTGGACTGCTCGACCAACGCCGTCGCCATCCGACTGCTGCGGGCACGAGGCCACCTCGCCGACCGGCTCGGGCGAGACCCGCGCTGGGGCAACGACACCAGCCGAAACGGAGCGACGGTGAAAACACCGAAAGCCATCGGACCCTCCCGACACGTAGGGGGTGATGGTCGCACAGCGACCGAGAACGACACGACGACCAGCGACGTGACCCGACCGGGAGGATGCAAGTGA
- the ligA gene encoding NAD-dependent DNA ligase LigA — MDDRTPTSTSNDATSGDATSNDAALRIDELRALIAQANRDYHELDNPQIPDADYDALARELQALETEHPDLASDTSPTQAVGGAPSATFASVEHRVPMMSLDNSFDHAELRGWAERMARSLEIDGDDLAIGYFCELKIDGLALSLRYEQGVLVQGATRGNGRVGEDITANVSTIDVIPTELVGAPPVLEVRGEVYLPVAEFAALNEAQEAAGKPLYANPRNTAAGSLRQKDPSVTASRNLAFWAYQLGEVVDGPELTTQGEALDWLASLGFPVNPERRAVRTIDEVIAFTEQWHEHRHDLDYEIDGAVIKVDSLAAQRSLGSTARAPRWAMAFKLPPEEKTTKLLDIQVSIGRTGKATPFAVLAPVVVAGSTVQMATLHNADQVRLKNVRPGDTVIVRKAGDVIPEVLGPVLAERPDDLPEWHFPTHCPSCGVELVRPEDEAHTFCINPACPARRQTQIEYFASRGAMDIDGMGESRIALFIERGLVNDVGDLYTIDWGEVAQWEGFGQATIDNLVAAIDATRDRPLANLLVGLGIRHLGPSGAASLASGFGHLDAIMAASVDEMAALDGVGPVIARSTKEYFSSEAAQALVAKLRAAGLNFEGPEVVDIPQTLAGMSIVVTGSLDGFSRDGAADAIKSRGGKSPGSVSKKTTAVVVGSEPGASKVTKAEEHGVPMIDEAGFVALLETGQLPS; from the coding sequence GTGGACGATCGCACCCCTACCTCGACGAGCAACGACGCGACCAGCGGCGATGCGACCAGCAATGATGCGGCGCTCCGTATCGACGAGCTGCGGGCGCTGATCGCCCAGGCGAACCGCGACTATCACGAGCTCGACAACCCCCAGATCCCCGACGCCGACTACGACGCCCTGGCTCGTGAGCTCCAGGCACTCGAGACCGAGCACCCCGATCTCGCCAGCGATACCTCGCCCACCCAGGCGGTCGGCGGCGCACCGTCGGCCACGTTCGCGTCGGTTGAGCACCGGGTGCCCATGATGAGCCTCGACAACTCGTTCGATCATGCCGAGCTGCGAGGCTGGGCCGAGCGCATGGCGCGGTCGCTCGAGATCGACGGCGACGACCTGGCGATCGGCTACTTCTGCGAGCTGAAGATCGACGGGCTGGCCCTCTCGCTCCGCTACGAGCAGGGCGTGCTCGTCCAGGGCGCCACGCGCGGCAACGGTCGGGTGGGCGAGGACATCACCGCCAACGTGTCCACCATCGATGTCATCCCCACCGAACTGGTCGGCGCACCGCCCGTGCTCGAGGTCCGGGGCGAGGTCTACCTGCCCGTCGCCGAGTTTGCCGCCCTCAATGAGGCACAGGAGGCTGCGGGCAAGCCGCTCTACGCCAACCCACGTAACACCGCAGCGGGCAGCCTCCGCCAAAAGGATCCGTCGGTCACCGCGTCGCGCAACCTGGCATTCTGGGCCTACCAGCTGGGTGAGGTCGTCGACGGCCCCGAGCTGACCACCCAGGGCGAGGCGCTCGATTGGCTGGCCTCGCTCGGCTTCCCGGTCAATCCCGAGCGCCGGGCGGTTCGAACCATCGACGAGGTCATCGCCTTCACCGAGCAGTGGCACGAACATCGCCACGACCTCGACTACGAGATCGACGGCGCGGTGATCAAGGTCGATTCGCTGGCGGCACAACGGTCGTTGGGTTCCACCGCCCGAGCCCCCCGGTGGGCCATGGCGTTCAAGCTCCCACCAGAGGAAAAGACCACCAAACTGCTCGACATCCAGGTCTCGATCGGGCGGACCGGCAAGGCCACACCCTTCGCCGTTCTCGCTCCCGTGGTGGTGGCCGGCTCCACCGTGCAGATGGCTACCCTCCACAACGCCGATCAGGTCCGCCTCAAGAACGTTCGCCCTGGTGACACCGTCATCGTCCGTAAAGCGGGCGACGTCATTCCCGAAGTGCTCGGACCCGTGCTGGCCGAGCGACCCGACGACCTCCCCGAGTGGCACTTCCCCACCCACTGCCCTTCGTGCGGGGTCGAACTCGTCCGCCCTGAAGACGAGGCGCACACGTTCTGCATCAACCCGGCCTGCCCGGCCCGGCGCCAGACCCAGATCGAGTACTTCGCCTCGCGCGGTGCGATGGACATCGACGGCATGGGTGAGAGCCGGATCGCCCTCTTCATCGAACGTGGCCTCGTCAACGACGTCGGCGACCTCTACACGATCGACTGGGGCGAGGTCGCCCAGTGGGAAGGCTTCGGGCAGGCCACCATCGACAATCTCGTGGCCGCCATCGACGCCACCCGAGATCGGCCGCTCGCCAACCTGCTCGTCGGCCTGGGCATTCGCCACCTGGGTCCAAGCGGTGCCGCCAGCCTCGCGTCGGGGTTCGGCCACCTCGACGCGATCATGGCGGCCTCGGTCGACGAGATGGCCGCCCTCGACGGCGTCGGCCCGGTGATCGCCCGGTCCACCAAGGAGTACTTCTCGAGCGAGGCGGCGCAGGCCCTGGTGGCCAAGCTGCGGGCTGCCGGCCTGAACTTCGAAGGGCCCGAGGTGGTCGACATCCCCCAGACCCTGGCGGGGATGTCGATCGTGGTCACCGGCTCGCTCGATGGCTTCTCCCGTGACGGCGCGGCCGACGCCATCAAGTCACGGGGCGGCAAGAGTCCCGGCTCGGTGTCGAAGAAGACCACGGCCGTCGTGGTTGGGTCCGAGCCGGGTGCGTCGAAGGTCACCAAAGCAGAGGAACACGGTGTGCCGATGATCGACGAAGCCGGCTTCGTCGCCCTGCTCGAGACCGGTCAGTTACCCAGCTGA